The following are encoded together in the Planctobacterium marinum genome:
- the cysB gene encoding HTH-type transcriptional regulator CysB, with protein MKLQQLRYIVEVLNNNLNVSATAESLYTSQPGISKQVRMLEDELGVQIFGRSGKHLTHVTEAGNDIINIAREILAKVESIKSVAREHNLPDQGKLNIATTHTQARYALPDVIKGFMKKFPRVSLHMHQGTPSQISDLAAKGEADFAIATEALHLYNDLVMLPCYHWNRSIIVNQEHPLAKKESIRIEDIAQYPLVTYVFGFTGRSELDEAFSRAGLDPKIVFTATDADVIKTYVRLGVGIGVIASMAIDENLDTDLVKIDASHLFNYSTTKIGFRKGSFLRGYMYDFIERFAPHLTKDVVERAMMQKSNDDIERMFKDLTLPVR; from the coding sequence ATGAAACTACAGCAGCTTCGTTATATTGTTGAAGTATTGAACAATAATCTCAATGTCTCCGCTACCGCAGAAAGTCTCTACACAAGCCAGCCAGGCATCAGTAAACAAGTTCGAATGCTTGAGGATGAATTGGGGGTTCAGATTTTTGGTCGAAGCGGCAAGCACCTGACGCACGTAACGGAAGCTGGAAATGACATCATTAACATTGCCCGAGAAATTCTGGCCAAAGTTGAGAGTATTAAATCCGTTGCCAGAGAGCACAACTTGCCAGATCAAGGCAAGCTGAATATCGCCACAACCCATACTCAGGCGCGTTACGCGTTACCTGATGTCATTAAAGGGTTCATGAAGAAGTTCCCACGGGTTAGCCTGCATATGCATCAAGGTACGCCTTCACAAATAAGTGATCTGGCGGCAAAAGGGGAAGCTGATTTTGCCATCGCCACCGAAGCGCTCCATTTGTACAACGACCTTGTGATGCTGCCGTGCTATCACTGGAATCGCAGTATCATTGTCAATCAGGAACATCCATTAGCGAAAAAGGAAAGTATCAGAATCGAGGATATCGCGCAATATCCGCTGGTAACTTATGTGTTTGGCTTTACCGGGCGCTCTGAACTGGATGAAGCCTTCAGTCGAGCAGGCTTAGATCCTAAAATTGTATTTACTGCCACTGATGCCGACGTTATTAAAACCTATGTCAGGTTGGGAGTTGGTATTGGTGTGATTGCCTCGATGGCGATTGACGAAAATCTTGATACTGACCTGGTGAAAATCGATGCCAGCCATTTGTTTAATTACAGCACCACGAAGATTGGCTTCCGTAAAGGTTCATTTTTGCGCGGTTACATGTATGACTTCATTGAGCGTTTTGCGCCGCACTTAACCAAAGATGTGGTTGAGCGTGCAATGATGCAGAAAAGTAATGATGATATCGAGCGCATGTTTAAGGATTTGACGCTGCCAGTTCGCTGA
- a CDS encoding LysR family transcriptional regulator, which yields MNVTLKQLKAFVELAGSKSYATASERLSLSQPALSICIKNLETEVGGTLFSRTTRSVELTPEGHAFYPKARKLLLDWFDTFEAVNEMFTLQQGRITVSVMPSFASSLLPPVLKQYNQQYPNIRIDVIDVVMEAVIASVKKGEAELGIVFEPDKLVELEFIPLLQNDFVAVMHPEHSLAEKTSLTITEFAGHAMVMMNRGSSLRLWLEQVFQGQSIAPSIAAEAWQLDTLGEMVKVNLGLSIVPGLCKTQMLRKDLVCVPVIDSGLVRKVGIIQRADASLSASANALRQLLLAMLRAEK from the coding sequence ATGAATGTTACTCTTAAGCAGCTTAAAGCCTTTGTTGAATTGGCTGGCAGTAAAAGTTATGCCACGGCTTCTGAACGACTGAGTTTGAGCCAGCCAGCACTGAGCATTTGTATCAAAAATTTGGAAACCGAAGTGGGTGGCACACTCTTTAGCCGCACTACTCGCAGTGTTGAGTTAACGCCCGAAGGTCACGCTTTTTATCCCAAAGCCAGAAAGCTATTACTTGATTGGTTTGATACGTTCGAGGCAGTGAATGAGATGTTTACTTTGCAGCAAGGGCGTATCACGGTTTCTGTTATGCCCTCGTTTGCCTCATCTTTACTACCGCCAGTGTTGAAGCAATATAATCAACAGTATCCCAACATTCGCATTGATGTTATTGACGTGGTTATGGAGGCCGTTATTGCTTCAGTGAAAAAAGGTGAGGCTGAATTAGGGATAGTTTTTGAGCCCGATAAGTTGGTGGAGTTAGAGTTTATTCCGCTGTTGCAAAACGATTTTGTCGCTGTTATGCACCCGGAACACTCATTAGCTGAAAAGACAAGCCTGACCATCACAGAATTTGCGGGACATGCTATGGTGATGATGAACCGGGGCTCTTCGCTTAGACTTTGGCTGGAACAAGTTTTTCAAGGTCAGTCAATTGCACCATCCATTGCCGCGGAAGCATGGCAACTGGATACGCTGGGAGAGATGGTAAAGGTCAATCTGGGATTATCTATTGTTCCAGGATTGTGTAAAACTCAAATGTTAAGGAAAGATTTAGTTTGCGTACCGGTTATTGACAGTGGTTTGGTGCGTAAGGTGGGAATAATTCAGCGTGCTGATGCCAGTTTATCGGCATCAGCTAATGCTCTGCGGCAGCTTTTGCTGGCTATGCTACGAGCGGAGAAGTAA
- a CDS encoding HAMP domain-containing sensor histidine kinase, with protein MKNSLSLMIQSIEELESTLREHGVGIKEAASIHYQAARLNTGLIQLLSLYRTQLDNLPLNIDEHYLDDFIDDVVAYNQNHINTRGIDLTIEQEEDLHWYFDQDLVNVLISDVIVNAIRYGKHKLIISAREVNNMLELIIEDDGPGYPDKMLDITKAEISQLDISTGRTGLGLFFARLIAEAHVSDDKKGAIELANGGRLGGGVFALRLP; from the coding sequence ATGAAAAATTCCCTGTCGTTGATGATTCAGTCTATAGAAGAACTGGAAAGTACTCTTCGTGAACACGGCGTGGGAATTAAAGAAGCCGCGTCCATTCATTACCAGGCTGCCCGCCTTAACACCGGGCTCATCCAGCTTTTATCACTATACCGCACGCAACTGGACAACCTGCCATTAAATATAGATGAACATTACCTTGATGACTTCATTGATGATGTGGTGGCCTACAACCAAAATCATATCAATACCAGGGGAATCGACTTAACCATAGAGCAAGAAGAGGATCTGCACTGGTATTTTGATCAGGACCTGGTAAATGTGTTGATCAGTGATGTTATCGTCAATGCTATCCGTTACGGCAAACACAAGCTCATAATCAGCGCCAGGGAAGTAAACAATATGCTCGAGTTAATAATAGAAGATGACGGTCCGGGTTATCCCGACAAAATGCTAGATATCACCAAAGCCGAGATCAGCCAATTAGATATCAGCACAGGCAGAACAGGACTGGGTTTGTTCTTTGCGCGGCTTATCGCCGAAGCGCACGTATCTGATGATAAGAAAGGTGCCATTGAACTTGCCAATGGCGGTCGCTTAGGTGGCGGAGTTTTTGCCTTGCGACTTCCCTGA